From a region of the Streptomyces tirandamycinicus genome:
- a CDS encoding YidC/Oxa1 family membrane protein insertase — MSPVLSLFASLVGRLADLLQPLFHTSATAAAIVLFTALVRLAVHPLSRAAARGQQARARLAPQLSELRGRHGGDPERLRRAVLELHAKEKVPPLAGCLPGLLQLPAFFLMYHLFSGSRIGGEANELLGHSLFAAGLGGRWADALEAGGVFGPAGAVYLVLFGVVAVVAAFTCVRTRRQLAATGPARPEQTLPGMGAMARVLPLMSFATLVTVAVVPLAAALYVVTSTTWSAVERMLLHRDASAAGSPATAG, encoded by the coding sequence ATGTCCCCAGTCCTGTCCCTGTTCGCTTCGCTGGTCGGTCGGCTCGCCGATCTGCTCCAGCCGCTGTTCCACACCTCCGCCACCGCGGCGGCGATCGTCCTGTTCACCGCGCTGGTACGGCTGGCGGTCCATCCGCTGTCCCGGGCGGCGGCCCGGGGGCAGCAGGCGCGCGCCCGCCTCGCGCCGCAGCTGTCCGAGCTGCGCGGCAGGCACGGCGGGGACCCGGAGAGGTTGCGGCGGGCGGTCCTGGAGCTGCACGCGAAGGAGAAGGTGCCGCCGCTGGCGGGCTGCCTGCCCGGCCTGCTGCAGCTGCCCGCGTTCTTCCTGATGTACCACCTGTTCTCCGGCTCCCGGATCGGCGGGGAGGCCAACGAACTGCTCGGGCACAGCCTGTTCGCGGCCGGGCTGGGCGGCCGGTGGGCCGACGCGCTGGAGGCGGGCGGGGTGTTCGGGCCGGCCGGGGCGGTGTACCTCGTGCTGTTCGGGGTCGTCGCCGTCGTGGCCGCGTTCACCTGTGTGCGCACCAGGCGGCAGCTCGCGGCCACGGGCCCGGCCCGGCCGGAGCAGACGCTGCCGGGGATGGGCGCGATGGCGAGGGTGCTGCCGCTGATGTCCTTCGCGACGCTGGTCACCGTCGCCGTGGTGCCGCTGGCGGCGGCCCTCTACGTCGTGACCAGCACGACGTGGAGCGCGGTGGAGAGGATGCTCCTCCACCGGGACGCGTCTGCCGCGGGCTCCCCGGCTACCGCGGGGTAA
- a CDS encoding Gfo/Idh/MocA family protein, which yields MTGTTGTGAASGTSAPAGPPFRVGLVGYGLAGSVFHAPLIAATEGLVLDTVVTSNEERREQARAEFPDVRFAAAADELWERADELDLVVVASPNRTHVPVATAALEAGLPVVVDKPIAGTAAEARALAGLAEKRGLLLSVFQNRRWDNDFLTLRRLLEDGALGEVQRFESRFERWRPQPKGGWRESGDPEEIGGLLYDLGSHVVDQALVLFGPAVRVYAESDVRRPGAETDDDTFIAVTHAGGVRSHLYMSATAAQLGPRFRVLGSAAGYVKYGLDPQEAALREGRRPEPGRPWGEEPQELWGRLGSGESPLTGGGHPVGTRPGDYPAYYAGIATALRDGTAPPVGAYEAADALDVLEAARRSAREGVTVELGT from the coding sequence ATGACTGGCACCACCGGCACCGGCGCCGCGTCCGGGACCTCCGCCCCGGCCGGGCCCCCTTTCCGCGTCGGACTCGTCGGCTACGGCCTCGCGGGTTCCGTCTTCCACGCGCCGCTGATCGCGGCCACCGAGGGCCTCGTCCTGGACACCGTCGTGACCTCGAACGAGGAGCGCCGGGAGCAGGCGCGGGCCGAGTTCCCGGACGTGCGCTTCGCGGCCGCGGCCGACGAGCTGTGGGAGCGCGCCGACGAGCTCGATCTCGTCGTCGTCGCCTCGCCTAACAGGACCCACGTCCCGGTCGCCACCGCCGCCCTCGAGGCCGGTCTGCCCGTCGTCGTCGACAAGCCGATCGCCGGGACCGCCGCCGAGGCCCGCGCGCTCGCCGGCCTCGCCGAGAAGCGGGGGCTGCTGCTCTCCGTCTTCCAGAACCGCCGCTGGGACAACGACTTCCTCACCCTCCGCCGCCTGCTCGAGGACGGCGCGCTCGGCGAGGTGCAGCGCTTCGAGTCCCGCTTCGAGCGCTGGCGCCCCCAGCCCAAGGGCGGCTGGCGCGAGTCGGGCGACCCGGAGGAGATCGGCGGCCTCCTGTACGACCTGGGGAGCCATGTCGTGGACCAGGCCCTCGTCCTCTTCGGGCCCGCCGTGCGGGTGTACGCGGAATCCGATGTGCGCCGCCCGGGCGCCGAGACCGACGACGACACCTTCATCGCCGTCACGCACGCCGGCGGCGTCCGCTCACACCTCTACATGAGCGCGACGGCCGCCCAGCTCGGTCCGCGCTTCAGGGTCCTGGGCTCCGCCGCGGGCTATGTGAAGTACGGCCTCGACCCGCAGGAGGCCGCGCTGCGCGAGGGCAGGCGCCCGGAGCCGGGGCGGCCGTGGGGTGAGGAGCCGCAGGAGCTGTGGGGGCGCCTGGGCTCCGGCGAGTCGCCGCTGACGGGCGGCGGGCACCCGGTCGGGACGCGGCCCGGCGACTACCCCGCGTACTACGCCGGGATCGCCACCGCCCTGCGGGACGGCACCGCCCCGCCGGTCGGCGCGTACGAGGCGGCCGACGCCCTCGACGTCCTGGAGGCGGCCCGCCGCTCCGCCCGCGAGGGCGTCACCGTGGAGCTCGGCACATGA
- a CDS encoding DUF6412 domain-containing protein has product MAGQTWRVLRPLALLLFILVEVFVAEGIGLPTAVALAATAAAGAALVACALILSRSVPRVPPARIRTALRDRDQRTAFLPQRDPDAAGRCRPRAPGRPSTTAA; this is encoded by the coding sequence ATGGCCGGTCAGACCTGGCGCGTGCTGCGGCCGCTCGCGCTTCTGCTCTTCATCCTGGTCGAGGTCTTCGTCGCCGAGGGGATCGGCCTGCCGACGGCCGTGGCCCTCGCCGCCACGGCGGCGGCCGGTGCCGCGCTCGTCGCCTGCGCGCTGATCCTCTCCCGGTCGGTGCCTCGGGTGCCGCCCGCGCGGATACGCACCGCGCTGCGCGACCGTGACCAGCGCACGGCGTTCCTGCCGCAGCGTGATCCCGACGCGGCGGGCCGCTGCCGCCCCAGGGCTCCAGGCCGTCCTTCGACGACGGCCGCGTAG
- a CDS encoding ROK family transcriptional regulator: MLRSHNAALVLDLLRAAGGDGISRLELAERTGLTPQAVSKITGRLRKDGMATEAGRRASTGGKPRTVLRLVPSAAHAVGLHLDRDELTAVLVDLAGTVVASRSRALDLGGPVPHAISAAAGEVRALLAVGPERVLGVGVGMPGPLDHRTGVPGRVTGAPGWAGVPLRDELAERLGVPVVLDKDTNAAVLGLALRGLPRTGPGAESAADPGHGVAGPAGGRADGDPASPAAPACPGSLTSPASPGSLTSLASPAHSAAAAAAPGSFAYLHLGTGLGAGLVIGGVVHRGARTGAGEFGHQVVQLDGPVCPCGNRGCIEALCLAAVARGEFGEAARVLGTGAANLVRLLDVEQVLLGGRTVLAAAETFVRGVGEVIGDDAVHVALAESGAYPVAEGAAQLVLAPLFGRMEAMDSANRA; encoded by the coding sequence GTGCTGCGCAGCCACAACGCGGCCCTGGTGCTGGATCTGCTGCGGGCGGCCGGCGGCGACGGGATCAGCCGCCTGGAGCTGGCCGAGCGCACCGGTCTCACGCCCCAGGCCGTCAGCAAGATCACCGGAAGGCTGCGGAAGGACGGGATGGCGACTGAGGCGGGCCGCCGCGCGTCCACCGGCGGCAAGCCCCGTACGGTCCTGCGCCTCGTCCCCTCCGCCGCGCACGCCGTGGGTCTCCACCTGGACCGCGACGAGCTGACGGCCGTCCTCGTCGACCTCGCCGGCACGGTCGTCGCGTCCCGCAGCCGGGCTCTGGACCTGGGCGGTCCGGTACCGCACGCCATCTCCGCGGCGGCCGGCGAGGTGCGGGCGCTGCTGGCGGTCGGACCGGAGCGGGTGCTCGGCGTCGGGGTGGGCATGCCCGGACCGCTGGACCACCGGACCGGTGTACCGGGCCGGGTGACCGGCGCGCCGGGCTGGGCGGGCGTCCCGCTCCGCGACGAGCTCGCGGAGCGGCTCGGTGTGCCGGTCGTGCTGGACAAGGACACGAACGCGGCGGTGCTGGGGCTCGCGCTGAGGGGCCTGCCCCGGACGGGGCCCGGGGCGGAGAGCGCGGCAGACCCCGGGCACGGCGTCGCCGGTCCGGCGGGCGGGCGCGCCGACGGTGACCCCGCCTCCCCGGCCGCCCCCGCCTGCCCTGGCTCTCTCACCTCTCCTGCCTCTCCTGGCTCTCTCACCTCCCTTGCCTCCCCCGCTCACTCCGCCGCGGCCGCGGCCGCGCCCGGGTCGTTCGCGTACCTCCACCTCGGTACGGGACTGGGCGCGGGGCTCGTGATCGGCGGGGTGGTGCACCGGGGGGCGCGCACCGGCGCGGGCGAGTTCGGCCACCAGGTCGTACAACTCGACGGCCCCGTCTGCCCCTGCGGCAACCGCGGTTGCATCGAGGCGCTGTGCCTCGCGGCCGTCGCCCGCGGTGAGTTCGGGGAGGCGGCCCGGGTGCTGGGTACCGGCGCGGCGAACCTGGTACGGCTGCTCGACGTCGAGCAGGTGCTGCTCGGCGGGCGCACGGTGCTCGCCGCCGCCGAGACGTTCGTTCGCGGGGTCGGCGAGGTGATCGGCGACGATGCCGTGCACGTCGCGCTGGCGGAGAGCGGTGCGTACCCGGTCGCGGAGGGCGCGGCCCAGCTCGTCCTCGCCCCGCTGTTCGGCCGCATGGAGGCGATGGACTCCGCCAACCGGGCGTAA
- a CDS encoding DUF3427 domain-containing protein, with the protein MTRSVDAGNPVAGLYEQLITLRLEKQLRELNADGRWHTVDGAVGPESSPHVIARHVAETTRRVLERLPAADRVHAANHILESLSTVEGAREWVDLVADGPRQLLAVAEEEARGVYAIRPATPLSDTALITNSPDDPSLGFELRAELATADRVDLLCAFVKWHGLRVIEQSLEAAHARHVPIRVITTTYIGATERRALDRLVQRFNAEIKVNYELRSTRLHAKAWLFRRSSGYDTAYVGSSNLSKAALLDGLEWNVRLSSVATPDVLRKFEATFDSYWSDPAFEPYDPDRDATRLDEALLRAGQGTRDAGDRRITLSGLEVRPYPHQRDMLERLEAEREVHGRHRNLLVAATGTGKTVMAALDFKHLRQKHGPGLRLLFVAHRQEILRQSLRTYQDVLVDANFGEELHSSLVPRHWNHVFASVQSLGTRSLDRLAPGHFDVIVIDEFHHGVSPTYRKIIDHFTPRELLGLTATPERMDGRNVQDEFFDGRIAAELRLWEALENELLSPFHYFGITDSTDMSAVTWKRGAYDASELSSLLTGNETRARLVVQAVLDKVPDPTSMRALGFCVSVSHANFMADFFSRAGIRSVALSGGTSRDDRKASLDALRSGELQAVFSVDLLNEGLDIPDVDTLLLLRPTSSATVFLQQLGRGLRRTEGKAVLTVLDLVGRHRREFRFEARFQALTNLTRNRLLTGIERDFPVLPSGCQIILEPKARELIVDNIRARLGVNVTQLAREVRQYAEPRLSTYLKESGRDISELYRGNGNSWTGLLRRAGLLTSSAPDAEAALLRRVPAFLHADDPERVAAYLRLLEDDAPRYDDLDGLGQAYARMLFFSLWPLGGFRTYQEALGSLRPLHDVRSELRQVLAHVLDRAEHVPVPLAGDLGGLPLTVHASYSREEILPALGQSRIGGLMPGHFREGVRWCENVRTDALLITLEKDEKDFSPQTRYRDYALSDSLFHWESQNQTSHTSPTGIRYRTHEKLGSHVLLFVRRYKKTDIGGPQPWMLLGPADYVTHEGSRPMAITWRLRHRMPADVRTYSSAAH; encoded by the coding sequence GTGACGAGGTCCGTTGACGCCGGGAACCCGGTCGCCGGGCTCTACGAGCAGCTGATCACCTTGCGGCTGGAGAAACAGCTCCGGGAGCTGAACGCCGATGGCCGCTGGCACACGGTCGACGGCGCCGTGGGACCCGAGTCCTCGCCCCACGTCATCGCCCGTCACGTGGCGGAGACCACCAGGCGGGTGCTGGAACGGCTGCCGGCGGCGGACCGGGTGCACGCGGCCAACCACATCCTCGAGTCGCTGAGCACGGTGGAGGGTGCCCGTGAGTGGGTGGACCTCGTCGCCGACGGCCCGCGGCAACTGCTCGCCGTCGCCGAGGAGGAAGCCAGGGGCGTCTACGCGATCCGCCCGGCGACGCCGCTGTCCGACACGGCGCTCATCACCAACTCCCCGGACGACCCGAGTCTCGGTTTCGAGCTGCGCGCCGAGCTCGCGACCGCCGACCGCGTCGACCTGCTCTGCGCCTTCGTGAAGTGGCACGGACTCCGTGTCATCGAGCAGTCCCTCGAGGCCGCCCACGCCCGCCACGTGCCCATCCGCGTCATCACGACCACGTACATCGGAGCCACCGAGCGCCGCGCCCTGGACAGGCTGGTTCAGAGATTCAACGCCGAGATCAAGGTCAACTACGAGCTGCGCTCCACCCGCCTCCACGCCAAGGCCTGGCTCTTCCGCCGCAGCAGCGGCTACGACACGGCCTACGTGGGGAGTTCAAATCTGTCGAAGGCGGCGCTCCTCGACGGACTGGAGTGGAACGTCCGACTCTCCTCCGTCGCCACTCCCGATGTGCTGCGCAAGTTCGAGGCGACCTTCGACTCCTACTGGAGCGACCCGGCGTTCGAGCCGTACGACCCCGATCGCGACGCCACAAGGCTCGACGAGGCGCTGCTGCGGGCCGGCCAGGGGACCCGCGACGCCGGCGATCGGCGCATCACCCTCTCCGGGCTGGAGGTACGTCCGTACCCGCACCAGCGCGACATGCTGGAACGCCTCGAGGCGGAGCGCGAAGTCCACGGACGCCACCGCAACCTCCTGGTCGCCGCGACCGGCACCGGGAAGACGGTCATGGCGGCGCTTGACTTCAAGCACCTCCGGCAGAAGCACGGCCCCGGTCTGCGGCTCCTCTTCGTCGCCCATCGCCAGGAGATCCTCAGGCAGTCGCTCCGCACGTACCAGGACGTACTCGTCGACGCGAACTTCGGGGAGGAACTGCACAGCAGCCTCGTGCCCCGCCACTGGAACCATGTCTTCGCCAGCGTTCAGTCCCTCGGCACCCGGTCTCTCGACCGCCTTGCCCCGGGCCACTTCGACGTCATCGTCATCGACGAGTTCCACCACGGGGTCTCTCCGACCTACCGCAAGATCATCGACCACTTCACCCCCCGGGAACTGCTCGGCCTGACCGCGACCCCGGAGCGGATGGACGGACGCAACGTCCAGGACGAGTTCTTCGACGGCCGCATCGCGGCGGAACTGAGGCTGTGGGAAGCGCTGGAGAACGAACTGCTCAGCCCCTTCCACTACTTCGGCATCACCGACAGCACCGATATGAGTGCCGTCACATGGAAGCGCGGCGCATACGACGCATCAGAGCTGAGCAGTCTCCTCACGGGCAACGAGACCCGGGCGCGCCTCGTGGTCCAGGCCGTCCTGGACAAGGTCCCGGACCCGACCTCCATGCGCGCTCTGGGCTTCTGCGTATCGGTGTCACACGCCAATTTCATGGCCGACTTCTTCTCCCGCGCCGGCATCAGATCCGTGGCACTCTCAGGCGGGACGTCACGGGATGACCGCAAGGCGTCGCTGGACGCGCTGCGGTCCGGGGAACTGCAGGCCGTCTTCTCGGTCGACCTCCTCAACGAAGGACTCGACATCCCGGATGTCGACACGCTTCTCCTGCTGCGCCCCACGTCGAGCGCGACGGTGTTCCTGCAGCAGCTCGGGCGGGGACTCCGCCGAACCGAAGGCAAGGCCGTGCTCACCGTCCTCGACCTCGTCGGACGGCACCGCAGGGAGTTCCGCTTCGAAGCGCGCTTCCAGGCACTGACCAATCTGACGCGCAACCGCCTGCTCACCGGCATCGAGCGGGACTTCCCGGTGCTCCCCTCCGGCTGCCAGATCATCCTCGAGCCCAAGGCCAGGGAACTGATCGTCGACAACATCCGGGCCCGGCTCGGGGTCAACGTCACCCAACTGGCACGTGAGGTGCGACAGTACGCCGAGCCCCGCCTGTCCACCTACCTCAAGGAGAGCGGCCGCGACATCAGTGAGCTCTACCGGGGAAACGGGAACTCCTGGACGGGTCTGCTGCGCCGCGCCGGGCTGCTCACCTCCTCCGCACCCGACGCAGAAGCGGCGCTTCTCAGAAGGGTGCCCGCGTTCCTCCACGCCGATGACCCGGAACGTGTCGCCGCCTACCTGCGACTCCTCGAGGACGACGCACCCCGCTACGACGATCTCGACGGCCTCGGCCAGGCCTACGCGCGCATGCTCTTCTTCTCCCTCTGGCCTCTCGGAGGCTTCCGCACCTACCAGGAGGCCCTCGGCTCGCTGCGGCCCCTCCACGACGTCCGCAGCGAACTCCGCCAGGTCCTGGCCCATGTGCTCGACCGGGCGGAACACGTCCCCGTCCCCCTCGCCGGCGACCTCGGCGGGCTGCCCCTCACGGTGCACGCCTCGTACAGCCGTGAGGAGATACTCCCGGCTCTGGGGCAGTCCCGTATCGGGGGCCTTATGCCAGGCCACTTCCGCGAAGGCGTCAGATGGTGCGAGAACGTGCGTACCGACGCCCTGCTCATCACCCTGGAAAAGGACGAGAAGGACTTCTCCCCGCAGACCCGCTACCGGGACTACGCCCTGAGCGACTCCCTCTTCCACTGGGAGTCGCAGAACCAGACGTCGCACACCTCCCCGACCGGAATCCGCTACCGGACACACGAGAAGCTGGGCAGCCATGTGCTGCTCTTCGTCCGCCGCTACAAGAAGACGGACATCGGCGGTCCCCAGCCCTGGATGCTGCTCGGCCCCGCGGACTACGTGACGCACGAGGGGAGCAGGCCGATGGCGATCACCTGGAGGCTGAGGCACCGGATGCCCGCGGACGTCCGGACCTACTCGTCCGCCGCGCACTGA
- a CDS encoding fumarylacetoacetate hydrolase family protein, which yields MKLLRVGTAGSERPALLDRDGTTLRDLSGLVPDIDGALLADEDALERIRSAAEAGGLPVLDAAGERIGAPLARVGKVVCIGLNYHDHAAETGAATPAEPVVFLKAADTVVGPDDTVLVPRGSEKTDWEVELAVVIGRTARCLESPEEALAHIAGYAVAHDVSEREFQIERGGTWDKGKNCETFNPLGPWLVTRDEVPDPQALSLRLWVNGELKQNGSTADQIFPVAEVVRYVSHFMTLYPGDVVNTGTPAGVALGQPEPKPYLRAGDVVELEIEGLGRQRQVLKSA from the coding sequence ATGAAGTTGCTGCGTGTCGGTACGGCGGGTTCGGAGCGGCCTGCGCTGCTCGACCGGGACGGGACGACCCTCCGGGACCTGTCCGGGCTGGTTCCGGACATCGACGGAGCGCTGCTCGCGGACGAGGACGCGCTCGAGCGGATCCGGTCGGCGGCCGAGGCCGGCGGCCTCCCGGTGCTCGACGCCGCCGGGGAGCGGATCGGCGCGCCGCTCGCCCGTGTCGGCAAGGTCGTGTGCATCGGGCTGAACTACCACGACCACGCGGCGGAGACCGGTGCCGCCACCCCGGCCGAGCCCGTCGTCTTCCTCAAGGCGGCGGACACGGTCGTCGGCCCCGATGACACCGTCCTCGTGCCCCGCGGCAGCGAGAAGACGGACTGGGAGGTCGAGCTCGCGGTGGTCATCGGGCGCACCGCGCGCTGTCTGGAGTCCCCCGAGGAGGCCCTGGCGCACATCGCCGGTTACGCGGTCGCGCACGACGTGTCGGAGCGGGAGTTCCAGATCGAGCGCGGCGGCACCTGGGACAAGGGAAAGAACTGCGAGACGTTCAACCCGCTGGGGCCCTGGCTGGTGACCCGGGACGAGGTGCCGGACCCGCAGGCGCTGTCCCTGAGGCTCTGGGTCAACGGCGAGCTGAAGCAGAACGGCTCGACCGCCGACCAGATCTTCCCGGTCGCCGAAGTGGTCCGGTACGTCAGCCACTTCATGACCCTGTACCCGGGAGACGTCGTCAACACCGGGACGCCCGCGGGGGTGGCGCTGGGGCAGCCGGAGCCGAAGCCGTACCTGCGGGCCGGTGATGTGGTCGAGCTGGAGATCGAAGGGCTCGGACGCCAGCGGCAGGTGCTGAAGAGCGCGTAG
- a CDS encoding acylphosphatase — translation MVRKRVVVSGTVQGVFYRDTCRRVAEEHGVSGWVRNRADGRVEAVFEGDPDGVETLVRWARLGPPSADVRAVEVRDEEPEGLTGFEVRHSTGGGA, via the coding sequence ATGGTGCGGAAGCGGGTAGTGGTCTCCGGGACGGTCCAGGGCGTGTTCTACCGGGACACCTGCCGGAGGGTCGCCGAGGAGCACGGGGTGTCCGGGTGGGTGCGGAACCGGGCCGACGGCCGGGTCGAGGCGGTGTTCGAGGGCGATCCCGACGGTGTCGAGACTCTCGTCCGGTGGGCGCGGCTGGGTCCGCCGTCCGCCGATGTGCGCGCCGTGGAGGTGCGGGACGAGGAGCCCGAGGGGCTGACGGGGTTCGAGGTACGGCACAGCACCGGCGGCGGCGCCTGA
- a CDS encoding heme-degrading domain-containing protein gives MSRGGTAPGFPGIAALEAQEARLTFSRFTHEDAWALGSALVELARERQAPVAIDIRRGGQQLFHCALAGSSADNDAWIDRKRRVVERYGESSLLVGSRFRAKGTTFEESSRLDPDRYAAHGGSFPVRVDGAGVIGTVTVSGLPQAEDHAMVVEALERILAI, from the coding sequence ATGAGCCGCGGCGGCACGGCACCCGGCTTCCCCGGCATAGCCGCGCTCGAGGCACAGGAAGCGCGCCTGACGTTCAGCCGGTTCACCCACGAGGACGCCTGGGCGCTCGGCTCGGCGCTGGTCGAGCTGGCGCGCGAACGGCAGGCCCCGGTCGCCATCGACATCCGGCGCGGCGGGCAGCAGCTCTTCCACTGCGCCCTCGCCGGGTCGTCGGCGGACAACGACGCGTGGATCGACCGCAAGCGGCGGGTCGTCGAGCGCTACGGCGAGAGCTCGCTCCTCGTCGGCAGCCGCTTCCGCGCCAAGGGAACGACGTTCGAGGAGTCGTCCCGGCTCGACCCCGACCGGTACGCGGCGCACGGCGGATCCTTCCCGGTCCGCGTCGACGGCGCCGGCGTCATCGGCACGGTCACGGTCTCCGGCCTCCCGCAGGCCGAGGACCATGCGATGGTGGTGGAAGCGCTGGAGCGCATCCTCGCCATCTGA